A DNA window from Phycisphaerales bacterium contains the following coding sequences:
- a CDS encoding zinc ribbon domain-containing protein, with translation MKHVRLSDMPLWMSVSSVAVVATLLLIVSLPFLEVLELEELTQAVLWAIAISVGFILFWAFFVLPFLWSATPASTDGVPMWRKRLYIAVLLWLPATLITVLPGTQFVGPLIDWLRGARLDTRYWPGLWWPPSVIISVGYAWVSSRIVQHRLRIAAIEAQVCFACGYSLAEIPNCTRCPECGTEVPELNRESGGAS, from the coding sequence GTGAAGCACGTGCGCCTCAGCGACATGCCGCTGTGGATGTCGGTCAGCAGCGTTGCGGTCGTGGCGACTCTACTGCTCATCGTTTCGCTTCCGTTTCTCGAAGTTCTGGAGTTGGAAGAGTTGACGCAAGCGGTCCTCTGGGCGATCGCCATCAGCGTTGGCTTCATCCTCTTCTGGGCCTTTTTCGTGCTGCCGTTTCTCTGGTCGGCCACGCCCGCTTCGACCGACGGCGTGCCGATGTGGCGCAAGCGGCTCTACATCGCGGTGCTGCTATGGCTGCCCGCAACGCTCATCACGGTCCTCCCCGGCACGCAATTTGTCGGGCCGCTCATCGACTGGCTGCGCGGGGCGCGGCTCGACACGCGCTACTGGCCTGGCCTCTGGTGGCCGCCGAGCGTCATCATCTCCGTCGGCTACGCCTGGGTGAGCAGCCGAATCGTGCAGCACCGCCTGCGCATCGCCGCCATCGAAGCGCAGGTCTGCTTCGCCTGCGGCTACAGTCTCGCCGAGATCCCCAACTGCACGCGCTGCCCGGAGTGTGGGACGGAGGTACCTGAACTGAACCGTGAGTCTGGTGGCGCATCATGA